The following proteins come from a genomic window of Sesamum indicum cultivar Zhongzhi No. 13 linkage group LG10, S_indicum_v1.0, whole genome shotgun sequence:
- the LOC105173033 gene encoding basic leucine zipper 19 isoform X2, with protein MYDTELEFPSEELLSCLDMANAQSSCSFDIDEFLVRTQACNDALGGTEACPDLLGRTHACTHAHACNPPGPDKSHTHTCIHVHTQIMPTPGELHAPGDDTAESVGKKAKKRPSGNNEAVRKYREKKKARAASLEDEVVRLRALNQHLMKRLQSQALLEAEVARLKCLLVDIRGRIEAEIGSFPYQKSTKSGYVYQNIANSNPPSTYVMNSCNVQCNDQLYCLHLGSETGAFNGQGLGDCEFDNLQCLGNQISGSNQLPGCGFGSVNCASNSQTTGGTKRRGARARKG; from the exons ATGTATGATACGGAGCTTGAGTTCCCAAGCGAAGAACTATTATCGTGCTTGGATATGGCGAATGCACAGAGTAGTTGCTCGTTTGATATAGATGAGTTTCTTGTTCGAACGCAAGCCTGCAATGATGCTCTTGGTGGGACAGAGGCCTGCCCTGACCTTCTTGGTCGAACACATGCCTGCACCCATGCCCATGCTTGCAATCCGCCGGGCCCTGATAAATCCCACACTCACACTTGTATTCATGTCCATACCCAAATTATGCCCACCCCCGGTGAATTGCATGCTCCCGGTGATGATACGGCGGAGTCGGTGGGGAAGAAAGCCAAAAAACGGCCATCAGGAAATAATGAAGCTGTACGCAAATATCGGGAAAAGAAGAAGGCTAGGGCTGCATCTTTGGAGGATGAAGTTGTTAGATTGAGGGCTCTGAACCAGCATCTAATGAAGAGGCTGCAGAGTCAGGCTTTACTGGAGGCTGAGGTTGCTCGACTCAAGTGCTTGCTTGTGGACATTAGAGGGAGGATTGAAGCAGAAATCGGATCTTTTCCTTACCAGAAGTCCACAAAAAGTGGATATGTCTATCAAAACATTGCTAATTCTAATCCCCCTAGCACTTACGTGATGAATTCATGTAATGTACAGTGCAATGATCAGCTTTATTGCCTTCACCTTGGATCAGAAACTGGAGCATTTAATGGTCAAGGCCTTGGTGATTGTGAATTTGACAATCTTCAATGTTTGGGAAATCAAATTTCTGGCTCGAACCAGCTCCCTGGTTGTGGATTTGGCAGTGTTAATTGTGCGTCTAACAGCCAGACTACCGGTGGCACTAAGAGAAGAG GTGCACGTGCTCGTAAGGGTTAG
- the LOC105173033 gene encoding basic leucine zipper 19 isoform X1: MYDTELEFPSEELLSCLDMANAQSSCSFDIDEFLVRTQACNDALGGTEACPDLLGRTHACTHAHACNPPGPDKSHTHTCIHVHTQIMPTPGELHAPGDDTAESVGKKAKKRPSGNNEAVRKYREKKKARAASLEDEVVRLRALNQHLMKRLQSQALLEAEVARLKCLLVDIRGRIEAEIGSFPYQKSTKSGYVYQNIANSNPPSTYVMNSCNVQCNDQLYCLHLGSETGAFNGQGLGDCEFDNLQCLGNQISGSNQLPGCGFGSVNCASNSQTTGGTKRRAGARARKG; the protein is encoded by the exons ATGTATGATACGGAGCTTGAGTTCCCAAGCGAAGAACTATTATCGTGCTTGGATATGGCGAATGCACAGAGTAGTTGCTCGTTTGATATAGATGAGTTTCTTGTTCGAACGCAAGCCTGCAATGATGCTCTTGGTGGGACAGAGGCCTGCCCTGACCTTCTTGGTCGAACACATGCCTGCACCCATGCCCATGCTTGCAATCCGCCGGGCCCTGATAAATCCCACACTCACACTTGTATTCATGTCCATACCCAAATTATGCCCACCCCCGGTGAATTGCATGCTCCCGGTGATGATACGGCGGAGTCGGTGGGGAAGAAAGCCAAAAAACGGCCATCAGGAAATAATGAAGCTGTACGCAAATATCGGGAAAAGAAGAAGGCTAGGGCTGCATCTTTGGAGGATGAAGTTGTTAGATTGAGGGCTCTGAACCAGCATCTAATGAAGAGGCTGCAGAGTCAGGCTTTACTGGAGGCTGAGGTTGCTCGACTCAAGTGCTTGCTTGTGGACATTAGAGGGAGGATTGAAGCAGAAATCGGATCTTTTCCTTACCAGAAGTCCACAAAAAGTGGATATGTCTATCAAAACATTGCTAATTCTAATCCCCCTAGCACTTACGTGATGAATTCATGTAATGTACAGTGCAATGATCAGCTTTATTGCCTTCACCTTGGATCAGAAACTGGAGCATTTAATGGTCAAGGCCTTGGTGATTGTGAATTTGACAATCTTCAATGTTTGGGAAATCAAATTTCTGGCTCGAACCAGCTCCCTGGTTGTGGATTTGGCAGTGTTAATTGTGCGTCTAACAGCCAGACTACCGGTGGCACTAAGAGAAGAG CAGGTGCACGTGCTCGTAAGGGTTAG
- the LOC105173034 gene encoding heavy metal-associated isoprenylated plant protein 26-like has protein sequence MGALDHLSNIFDCSSGHSKLKKRKQLQTVEIKIKIDCEGCERKVRRSVEGMKGVTSVDVSAKQNKLTVTGYVDPEKVVARVAHRTGKKAELWPYVPYDVVEHPYAPGVYDKKAPAGYVRKADDPQVSQLARATSTEVRYTTAFSDENPAACVVM, from the exons ATGGGTGCTTTGGATCATCTCTCAAACATCTTCGACTGCTCCAGTGGCCATTCCAAGCTCAAGAAACGCAAACAGCTTCAG ACTGTGGAGATTAAAATCAAGATAGACTGTGAAGGATGCGAGAGGAAGGTGCGAAGATCTGTTGAAGGAATGAAAGGGGTTACCTCTGTGGATGTGTCAGCGAAGCAGAATAAGCTCACCGTTACTGGTTATGTTGATCCAGAGAAGGTGGTGGCTCGGGTGGCTCACCGCACCGGCAAGAAGGCCGAGCTCTGGCCTTACGTGCCGTATGATGTTGTTGAACATCCGTATGCACCTGGTGTTTATGACAAGAAGGCCCCTGCTGGTTATGTGAGAAAGGCAGATGACCCTCAGGTTTCACAGCTGGCCCGGGCGACCTCCACTGAAGTTCGATACACCACGGCTTTCAGCGATGAAAATCCTGCAGCTTGTGTTGTAATGTGA
- the LOC105173035 gene encoding probable receptor-like serine/threonine-protein kinase At5g57670, which produces MTVEMSNLGKKNVVVGIRFDGHAQELLYWALMKVACPGDEVVAIHVCRNSGCASNERALLDGFLEDYQGLCEQQQVTLSGEVFKGNSLRKVVVREAKKRSASAVIVGITKHSAFEGWASVAKYCIQRLPPTTDVMSIYNGKVIFSRCSKIQFEGPGKTPEPGFCLADNSMFKDNQSEFGESEISETRRYSFDGRDSIMTSRNDVLSPVGRHKRGSLSLIPLPVEDFTEQRPGWPLLQTPSLTTQKAKEARKMSVVQWVMSLPRRSLSEVSESDAATRKAEDSLERENGELASQKELQKNLELILKKNQAVCDVFSHDVLRKSTSEFSSGNLIGKGGCNSVYKGILPEGKPVAVKILESSKEAWKDFMREVDIMTTVKHKRITPLLGICIKDNMLLSAYDFLSKGNLEENLCSNSKEKSVLPWEERFQIAVGVAEALNYLHNECPKPVIHRDVKSSNILPTENLEPQLCDFGLAIWGPTTASFLMDTDVVGTFGYLAPEYFMYGKISDKIDVYAFGVVLLELLSGRKPIGLETTKGQESLVMWAKPKLESGDLKSMLDPNLDGSIDEAEMHKMALAAKLCLTQAARSRPTMNQILSILNGEEGKLECRKHDDSETHDDNDDEVYPDSSAESHLSLAFLDVNDNCTSFSSLDQSSPPWVEEYLKKRWSRSSSLE; this is translated from the exons ATGACAGTTGAGATGTCTAATTTGGGGAAGAAGAATGTGGTTGTGGGAATAAGATTTGATGGCCATGCTCAAGAGTTGCTGTATTGGGCATTGATGAAAGTAGCTTGTCCAGGAGATGAAGTTGTAGCTATTCATGTTTGTCGAAATTCCG GTTGTGCATCAAATGAGAGAGCATTGTTGGATGGTTTCTTGGAAGACTATCAAGGCCTGTGTGAACAACAGCAG GTTACTCTTAGTGGAGAAGTCTTCAAAGGAAATTCACTGAGAAAAGTTGTGGTGAGAGAGGCAAAGAAACGTTCTGCATCAGCTGTTATAGTGGGGATAACTAAGCATAGTGCCTTCGA GGGCTGGGCTTCAGTTGCTAAGTATTGCATACAGAGATTGCCTCCAACTACTGACGTTATGTCGATTTACAACGGAAAGGTTATCTTCAGCAGGTGTTCCAAAATACAATTTGAAG GACCTGGAAAAACTCCGGAGCCTGGTTTTTGTTTAGCCGACAACTCTATGTTCAAAGATAATCAGTCTGAGTTTGGAGAATCAGAGATATCAGAAACAAGAAGGTACAGTTTTGATGGAAGAGACAGCATCATGACTTCAAGAAACGATGTTTTGAGCCCTGTTGGAAGACACAAGAGAGGTTCTCTGAGTTTAATTCCGCTTCCCGTGGAAGATTTTACAGAGCAGAGACCTGGTTGGCCTCTACTTCAGACACCTAGTTTAACAActcaaaaagcaaaagaagcaagaaaaatGTCGGTCGTGCAGTGGGTAATGAGCTTACCCCGTCGTTCATTGTCTGAAGTTTCTGAATCTGACGCTGCCACACGTAAGGCCGAGGATTCTCTGgaaagagaaaatggagagTTAGCAAGTCAGAAAGAGCTGCAGAAAAATTTGGAGCTTATACTGAAGAAAAATCAGGCAGTTTGTGATGTGTTCAGCCATGATGTCCTAAGAAAATCCACTTCTGAGTTCTCCTCAG GAAATCTTATTGGAAAGGGAGGGTGCAATTCTGTATACAAGGGAATCCTTCCTGAAGGAAAACCAGTGGCTGTGAAGATCTTGGAATCGTCAAAAGAGGCATGGAAGGATTTCATGCGGGAGGTCGATATAATGACGACAGTGAAGCACAAAAGGATCACACCTTTGCTTGGAATTTGCATAAAAGACAATATGCTCTTATCGGCTTATGACTTTCTGTCTAAAGGGAATTTGGAAGAGAATCTATGCA GCAACAGTAAGGAAAAATCTGTGTTGCCGTGGGAAGAAAGATTTCAAATTGCTGTTGGGGTTGCTGAAGCACTAAATTACCTGCACAACGAATGCCCAAAGCCCGTCATTCATAGAGATGTCAAGTCTTCGAATATTCTACCAACTGAAAATTTAGAACCACAG TTATGTGACTTTGGCCTGGCAATATGGGGACCTACGACGGCGTCTTTCCTGATGGACACTGATGTTGTTGGAACATTTGGCTATCTTGCTCCTGAGTACTTTATGTATGGTAAAATCAGCGACAAGATTGATGTATACGCTTTTGGAGTAGTTCTACTAGAACTTCTATCAGGGAGGAAACCAATTGGTCTGGAAACTACAAAAGGTCAAGAAAGCTTAGTCATGTGG GCAAAACCAAAACTAGAAAGCGGCGACTTGAAGAGCATGTTGGATCCAAATTTGGATGGCAGTATTGATGAGGCTGAAATGCACAAAATGGCTCTTGCAGCCAAACTTTGCCTAACTCAAGCAGCCCGTTCTCGTCCCACAATGAACCAG ATACTAAGTATCCTGAATGGAGAGGAAGGAAAACTGGAATGTAGGAAACACGATGATTCAGAGACTcatgatgataatgatgatgaagTTTATCCAGATTCAAGCGCAGAATCGCATTTAAGTCTTGCGTTTCTTGACGTGAATGACAACTGTACATCATTCAGCAGCCTTGATCAAAGCAGCCCTCCTTGGGTCGAAGAATACTTAAAGAAAAGATGGAGCAGATCATCAAGTTTAGAGTAG